A window of Deinococcus detaillensis contains these coding sequences:
- the pheS gene encoding phenylalanine--tRNA ligase subunit alpha has translation MQEQALQEIAAAADVEALQQVKTKYVGKSGLVTKELGSLGKLPPDERKARGAEINAVRAALDSALTERETVLKRAALDARLASEAIDVTLPGLNLPAGGLHPITRVYDDLIEIFTRLGYDTVEGPEVEDEHHNFEALNVPWYHPARDLQDTFWLEDGRLLRTHTSPMQIRYMVDHTPPLKIVARGKVYRYEATDATHEAMFHQLEGLVVGDGIKMSDLKGTVAEMARGLFGARAKVRFQPSYYPFTEPGADFAVWWENPRGESKWLELGGCGMVHPNVFKAVNDLREAAGKERIYEGKTGFAFGLGPERIAMLKYGIPDIRYFYANDPKVIGQFRGTLG, from the coding sequence ATGCAAGAACAAGCACTGCAAGAAATTGCCGCCGCCGCTGACGTCGAGGCGCTGCAACAGGTCAAGACCAAATACGTGGGCAAGTCCGGCCTCGTCACCAAGGAACTCGGCAGCCTCGGCAAGCTGCCGCCCGACGAGCGCAAGGCACGCGGGGCCGAGATCAACGCAGTGCGGGCCGCCTTAGACAGCGCCCTGACCGAGCGCGAGACGGTGCTGAAACGCGCCGCGCTGGACGCCCGCTTGGCTTCGGAAGCGATTGACGTGACCCTGCCGGGCTTGAATCTGCCCGCTGGCGGCCTGCATCCGATCACCCGCGTGTACGACGATTTGATTGAGATTTTCACCCGGCTGGGCTACGACACGGTGGAAGGGCCGGAAGTGGAAGACGAGCACCACAACTTCGAGGCGCTCAACGTGCCCTGGTATCACCCGGCCCGCGACCTCCAGGACACCTTCTGGCTAGAAGACGGCAGACTACTCAGGACCCACACCTCCCCGATGCAGATTCGCTACATGGTGGATCACACGCCGCCCCTCAAGATCGTGGCACGCGGTAAGGTCTACCGTTACGAGGCCACCGACGCCACCCACGAGGCCATGTTTCACCAACTCGAAGGCCTAGTGGTGGGCGACGGCATCAAGATGAGCGACCTCAAGGGCACGGTGGCCGAGATGGCTCGGGGACTGTTCGGGGCGCGGGCCAAAGTCCGCTTTCAACCGAGCTACTACCCCTTCACCGAGCCGGGAGCCGACTTCGCGGTGTGGTGGGAAAACCCACGTGGCGAGAGCAAGTGGCTGGAGCTGGGCGGCTGCGGCATGGTGCATCCGAACGTGTTTAAGGCCGTGAACGATCTGCGCGAGGCGGCGGGCAAGGAGCGCATCTACGAGGGCAAGACTGGCTTTGCCTTCGGGCTGGGGCCGGAGCGGATCGCCATGCTCAAGTACGGCATTCCTGACATCCGCTACTTCTACGCCAACGACCCGAAGGTGATCGGGCAGTTTCGGGGAACGTTGGGGTGA
- a CDS encoding NUDIX hydrolase: MNTSSLRVSTETFAIPCVGAIIHREIDGQSQILIQERQKKSGGIENGMLEVPAGKVREYENIFDALRREVREETGLSLLNIQGENEQTVRTVNGYKVMSFTSFCTTQNLSGGYSIILQTFLCQAEGEMLRSSSEAQDIRWVSTEECKAQLQNSPADFYPLHINALMKYLDAH; this comes from the coding sequence ATGAATACTAGTTCGCTGCGCGTGTCGACTGAAACCTTTGCCATCCCCTGCGTTGGTGCAATTATCCACCGTGAAATTGATGGTCAATCTCAGATTCTGATTCAGGAACGCCAAAAAAAGAGCGGCGGCATTGAGAACGGCATGCTAGAAGTGCCTGCTGGAAAAGTGCGAGAGTACGAAAACATTTTTGACGCGCTCAGGCGTGAAGTCCGGGAAGAAACGGGGCTGTCTCTCCTCAACATTCAAGGCGAAAACGAGCAGACCGTTCGCACAGTCAACGGCTACAAGGTGATGAGCTTCACATCTTTTTGCACGACGCAAAATCTTTCGGGTGGTTACTCCATCATCTTGCAGACGTTTCTCTGTCAAGCCGAAGGAGAAATGCTCAGAAGTTCATCTGAGGCGCAAGACATTCGCTGGGTATCTACTGAGGAGTGCAAAGCGCAGCTCCAGAACAGCCCAGCAGACTTCTATCCACTTCATATCAATGCCCTGATGAAGTATCTAGACGCCCACTAA
- the pheT gene encoding phenylalanine--tRNA ligase subunit beta produces MKLPYSWLQELIPQLPPINTLEPIFAQLGLPLEGIDPAPAPPAGVLLVTVTEAAAMPGTQLTKLTLDTGPHGQKTIASGAPNAVGLRAGTMLALVIPGTKLGDMEYGVRTLQGVESWGMAASAKELGIGESSAGLLLFPAGTAPVGTPLADVWPADSVLDIEITPNRSDALSVLGVARDLAAFLKLELKEPSMGLAANGKGQIEVTLPPRAVTLERDPSKKLRFGSDHFSARTVSGVRNGPAPVEMQRRLTLAGMRSIDLIVDSSNYVMLELGQPTALYDRRDVTNDKILVSFGLRQGEHVKDLMGGTHQVGPEDLLILDGRERGVMSVADAFQTAQTPQTDGGVLGIAGIMGGDHGHVRADTSEVVIESAHFDPVLLRRTATRLGLKTDAVYRYERGVDPMLSPRGANRVAELLTQYGGGTAEAGLTTVGTPDLPADIQVTGEQVRGLLGMHVDTGEMVDILMRLGAQVKRDGDTLTVTPPSWRVDMVVWQDLAEEVARLHGYAELPETLPTFSPHPDNHGAGAVSAARRSLKGALAGLGAQEVVTYTFTSDPEAEQARSEAPSVRLQNPLTAERTGLRTALYPSLLKAAQNRPKGERVLLFEIGRIFPASGEIEKLGLLLRGPLAPNTHQAGVAGSFAAFKGLLESLAAGQGASLEIRQLRGADVPAALHPGIAGEIVWNNQPVGWLGALHPEIAQGYGLKGDTYLLEVSLPLPAAEWAFSDPSRAPAAWRDLAVIALQTVSYGEVAALLRKEAGPQLESLEPFDVYVGEQIPEGQRSVAVHLTFRGEKTLSDSEVDPIMERLIGAVRAAGWAIREK; encoded by the coding sequence ATGAAACTCCCCTATTCCTGGCTCCAAGAACTGATTCCCCAACTCCCCCCTATCAATACACTTGAACCCATCTTCGCCCAGCTCGGCCTGCCGCTGGAAGGCATTGACCCCGCCCCCGCACCGCCAGCCGGGGTGCTGCTGGTCACCGTCACCGAGGCTGCCGCCATGCCCGGCACGCAACTGACCAAGCTCACGCTCGACACCGGCCCACACGGCCAGAAAACGATTGCCAGTGGAGCGCCAAACGCCGTGGGCCTGCGTGCTGGAACGATGCTGGCGCTGGTCATTCCCGGCACCAAACTGGGCGATATGGAATACGGCGTTCGCACCCTGCAAGGCGTGGAGTCGTGGGGCATGGCCGCCAGCGCCAAGGAACTCGGCATCGGTGAGAGCAGCGCGGGCTTGCTGCTGTTTCCGGCAGGCACGGCCCCAGTCGGCACGCCGCTGGCCGATGTCTGGCCCGCCGACAGCGTGCTGGACATAGAGATCACCCCCAACCGTTCCGACGCCCTGAGCGTGCTAGGCGTGGCCCGCGATCTGGCGGCCTTCCTCAAGCTGGAGCTGAAGGAGCCGTCAATGGGCTTGGCCGCCAACGGCAAGGGCCAGATTGAAGTGACTCTGCCGCCCCGCGCCGTCACGCTGGAGCGCGACCCATCCAAAAAGCTGCGCTTCGGCTCCGATCACTTCTCGGCCCGCACCGTCAGCGGCGTCAGGAACGGCCCCGCGCCGGTGGAAATGCAGCGCCGCCTGACCCTGGCCGGAATGCGCTCGATTGACCTGATCGTGGACAGCAGCAATTACGTGATGCTGGAACTCGGTCAGCCGACGGCTTTGTATGACCGCCGCGACGTGACCAACGACAAAATTCTGGTGTCGTTCGGTCTGCGGCAGGGCGAGCATGTCAAAGATCTGATGGGCGGCACGCATCAGGTTGGCCCCGAAGACTTGCTAATTCTGGACGGACGCGAGCGCGGCGTGATGAGCGTGGCCGACGCCTTCCAGACTGCCCAGACTCCGCAGACCGACGGCGGCGTGCTCGGCATCGCGGGCATCATGGGCGGCGACCACGGACACGTGCGGGCGGATACCTCGGAAGTCGTGATCGAGTCGGCGCACTTCGACCCGGTGCTGCTGCGGCGCACCGCCACCCGGCTGGGCCTCAAAACCGACGCGGTGTACCGCTACGAACGCGGCGTTGACCCGATGCTCTCGCCTCGCGGGGCCAACCGGGTGGCCGAGCTACTCACCCAGTACGGCGGCGGCACAGCAGAAGCGGGCCTGACGACGGTGGGCACGCCCGACCTCCCCGCTGACATTCAGGTGACCGGCGAACAGGTGCGCGGCCTGCTGGGGATGCACGTTGACACCGGCGAAATGGTGGACATCCTGATGCGTCTGGGCGCACAGGTGAAACGGGACGGCGACACCTTAACTGTCACGCCCCCGAGCTGGCGGGTCGATATGGTGGTGTGGCAGGACCTAGCCGAGGAAGTCGCCCGCCTGCACGGCTACGCCGAGTTGCCCGAGACCCTGCCCACTTTCAGCCCCCACCCCGACAACCACGGCGCGGGAGCCGTCAGCGCGGCGCGGCGCAGCCTCAAGGGCGCACTGGCCGGACTCGGCGCTCAGGAAGTGGTGACCTACACCTTCACCAGCGACCCGGAAGCCGAGCAGGCCCGCAGCGAGGCCCCCAGTGTCCGGCTGCAAAATCCGCTGACTGCCGAGCGCACCGGCCTGCGCACTGCTTTGTATCCCAGTTTGCTGAAAGCCGCCCAGAACCGCCCCAAAGGCGAGCGGGTGCTGCTGTTCGAAATCGGGCGCATCTTCCCCGCGTCGGGCGAAATCGAGAAACTGGGATTGCTGCTGCGCGGGCCTCTGGCCCCGAACACCCATCAGGCGGGCGTGGCCGGAAGTTTCGCCGCCTTCAAGGGCCTGCTGGAATCGCTGGCGGCGGGGCAGGGAGCGAGCTTGGAGATTCGTCAACTGCGCGGCGCGGACGTACCAGCGGCCTTGCATCCCGGCATCGCGGGCGAAATCGTCTGGAACAATCAGCCGGTCGGCTGGCTGGGCGCACTCCACCCCGAAATTGCCCAGGGGTACGGTCTCAAGGGTGACACCTACCTGCTGGAAGTCAGCTTGCCGCTGCCCGCCGCCGAGTGGGCCTTCAGCGACCCCAGCCGCGCTCCAGCTGCCTGGCGTGATTTGGCCGTCATCGCGCTGCAAACAGTCAGCTACGGCGAGGTGGCCGCGCTGCTCAGGAAGGAAGCCGGGCCGCAGCTGGAAAGCCTGGAACCGTTCGACGTTTACGTAGGCGAGCAGATTCCGGAGGGGCAGCGCAGCGTGGCCGTGCACCTCACCTTCCGTGGCGAGAAAACCCTTAGCGACAGCGAGGTCGACCCGATCATGGAACGGCTGATCGGCGCAGTGCGGGCGGCAGGCTGGGCCATTCGGGAAAAGTGA
- a CDS encoding MATE family efflux transporter — protein MSLLSPSLSAAQPAEPAPPTPTRDLVKIALPVSLEFVAQLALGFVDQIIVALLGTLAVAGVGFANSVTLILFFTLNAIGAGTSILVARAHGAGDKSGASRLFGAALVLGTLVSGVLAVPLILGGAGFLRSIGATPEVAGAGGPFLSVVAISLPFVTAAAIFSGALRSTGHARTPMTITIVAVILNTVLGYALVTGFGPFPKLGVVGVGIATTASYALRAGLLVWQTYGRGILDATLPRTLANWESVLAPLIPLSLPMAATELAWSGGTFLYALLAGRISTNTLAAMQISNTLEGVFIVASLGLGSAATVLIGQSLGRGSAAGAAAWAHKIRRSGLVVALGAGALFALTAPLLGLLFPQVDADVRHIALISILVNAAFQIIKVQNILLGIGILPGANDPRGVLIGDAVAAFVVGLPLAYLLAFPLGLGFWGLLIARGLEETAKMFIFIWRAKKIRWEQHIYTGEGEAPITAGH, from the coding sequence GTGAGTTTGCTTTCCCCTTCCCTGTCCGCTGCCCAGCCCGCCGAACCAGCGCCGCCCACCCCCACCCGCGACCTCGTCAAGATTGCCCTGCCCGTCAGCTTAGAATTTGTGGCGCAGTTGGCGCTGGGCTTTGTGGATCAGATTATCGTGGCGCTGCTCGGCACGCTGGCGGTGGCGGGCGTGGGCTTTGCCAACAGCGTCACCCTGATCTTATTTTTTACCCTCAATGCCATCGGCGCAGGCACCAGCATTCTGGTGGCGCGGGCGCACGGCGCAGGCGACAAATCCGGAGCTTCGCGGCTGTTCGGCGCGGCGCTGGTTCTCGGCACGCTGGTGTCGGGGGTGCTGGCCGTGCCGCTGATTCTGGGCGGTGCAGGCTTTTTGCGTTCCATTGGGGCCACGCCAGAAGTCGCCGGAGCAGGCGGGCCTTTTCTGAGTGTGGTCGCTATCTCATTGCCGTTCGTCACGGCGGCAGCCATTTTCAGCGGGGCGCTGCGTTCCACCGGCCACGCCCGCACCCCCATGACCATTACCATTGTGGCGGTCATTCTCAATACCGTGCTGGGCTACGCGCTGGTCACCGGTTTCGGCCCCTTTCCCAAACTGGGCGTGGTGGGCGTCGGCATTGCCACCACCGCGTCGTATGCGCTGCGGGCAGGTCTACTGGTCTGGCAGACCTACGGACGCGGCATCTTGGACGCCACTTTGCCGCGCACGCTGGCCAACTGGGAAAGCGTTCTCGCTCCGCTGATTCCGCTGAGCTTGCCGATGGCCGCCACCGAGCTGGCCTGGAGCGGCGGCACGTTCCTTTACGCGCTGCTGGCCGGACGAATCAGCACCAACACGCTGGCCGCCATGCAGATCAGCAACACCCTGGAGGGCGTCTTCATCGTGGCCTCACTGGGTCTCGGCTCAGCAGCCACCGTGCTGATCGGGCAATCGTTGGGACGCGGCAGTGCGGCGGGCGCGGCGGCCTGGGCACACAAAATCCGGCGCTCGGGTCTGGTGGTGGCGCTGGGAGCGGGCGCACTGTTTGCCCTCACCGCGCCGCTTCTGGGCCTCCTCTTTCCGCAAGTGGACGCAGACGTGCGGCATATCGCCCTCATTTCTATTTTGGTCAACGCCGCTTTTCAAATCATCAAGGTGCAAAACATCCTGCTGGGCATCGGGATATTGCCCGGCGCAAACGACCCACGCGGCGTGCTGATCGGCGACGCGGTGGCTGCCTTCGTGGTGGGCCTGCCACTGGCGTACCTGCTGGCTTTTCCGCTGGGACTGGGCTTCTGGGGCCTCCTGATCGCCCGTGGACTCGAAGAAACCGCCAAAATGTTCATCTTCATCTGGCGAGCCAAGAAAATCAGGTGGGAGCAGCACATCTACACGGGCGAAGGTGAAGCGCCCATCACGGCGGGGCACTGA
- a CDS encoding DUF1697 domain-containing protein — protein sequence MPTIALLRGVNVGGNRKVPMAALKAVAQSLGLTKVQTYIQSGNLVFEGETNRADLEAALEREFGFSVAVTLRSAEQWQVVIARNPYPEQAEADSSKVHVSSLDAIPQEAGLTALRAVAIGTEEWTDEWTHDGLHLYLHTPGGLSQSKLNADKLKVGATTRNWRTVLKLGELVTGT from the coding sequence ATGCCGACGATCGCCCTGTTGCGCGGCGTCAACGTGGGCGGCAACCGCAAAGTGCCGATGGCGGCTCTTAAAGCGGTGGCGCAAAGCTTGGGCCTTACCAAAGTGCAAACCTACATCCAAAGCGGCAATCTGGTGTTTGAGGGTGAGACAAACCGCGCCGACTTGGAAGCCGCTCTTGAGCGCGAATTTGGGTTTTCAGTGGCGGTGACGTTGAGGAGCGCCGAGCAGTGGCAAGTGGTTATCGCCCGCAACCCCTACCCCGAACAAGCCGAGGCCGACAGCAGCAAAGTGCATGTTTCATCTCTGGACGCCATACCGCAGGAAGCAGGCTTGACGGCGCTGAGAGCCGTTGCCATCGGTACAGAAGAATGGACAGACGAGTGGACGCATGACGGGTTACATCTTTACCTCCACACGCCCGGCGGCCTGAGTCAGAGCAAGCTCAATGCCGACAAGCTCAAAGTCGGCGCGACGACCCGCAACTGGCGCACGGTACTGAAATTGGGCGAACTGGTGACGGGTACTTAG
- the uvsE gene encoding UV DNA damage repair endonuclease UvsE, producing MPNEGRDQVTAPLRPAYGLVCMTQGPELRFRTITLKRYRMLEVAERYAALRDLYASNTAKLRSAAGYCTAHGIQLFRMSAALYPMLDLLDDPTGKAVLDELAPELLAVGQAFGDAGIRVLIHPDQYIVLNSERPEVRQSSLHQFLTHADVLDRLGFERSPYHCMILHGGKGGRGEVLAEVIRDLPDAARLRLVLENDERAYSPAELLPVCQATGIPLVFDAHHHVVHDKLESQEDPSVREWVLLTRATWAPPAWQVVHLSNGIEGPQDRRHSHLIADLPSAYFDVPWIEVEAKGKEEAVLGLM from the coding sequence ATGCCGAATGAAGGGCGTGACCAAGTGACGGCCCCGCTGCGCCCCGCTTACGGCCTCGTCTGCATGACGCAGGGGCCAGAGCTGCGCTTCCGCACCATCACCCTCAAACGTTACCGGATGTTGGAGGTGGCAGAGCGCTACGCCGCCCTGCGCGACCTCTACGCCTCTAACACCGCCAAGCTGAGAAGCGCGGCGGGTTACTGCACAGCCCACGGCATCCAACTGTTCCGGATGTCGGCGGCCCTCTACCCGATGCTCGATCTGCTGGATGACCCTACCGGAAAGGCTGTGCTGGACGAACTCGCGCCCGAACTGCTGGCGGTTGGACAAGCCTTCGGGGACGCGGGCATTCGGGTGCTGATTCACCCGGATCAGTACATCGTCCTCAACTCGGAGCGGCCTGAAGTGCGCCAGAGCAGCTTGCACCAATTTTTGACCCACGCCGACGTGCTCGACCGGCTCGGCTTCGAGCGCAGCCCCTACCACTGCATGATCCTCCACGGCGGCAAAGGGGGGCGCGGCGAGGTGCTGGCCGAGGTGATCCGCGACCTGCCCGACGCGGCCCGCTTGCGGCTGGTGCTGGAAAACGACGAACGCGCTTACAGTCCCGCCGAGCTGCTGCCGGTGTGTCAGGCGACGGGCATACCGCTGGTCTTTGACGCCCATCACCACGTCGTCCACGACAAGCTGGAGAGTCAGGAAGATCCCAGCGTGCGCGAGTGGGTGCTGCTGACCCGCGCCACCTGGGCGCCGCCCGCATGGCAAGTCGTCCACCTCAGCAACGGCATCGAGGGGCCGCAAGATCGCCGCCACAGCCACCTGATCGCCGATTTGCCCAGCGCTTACTTTGATGTGCCGTGGATCGAAGTGGAGGCTAAAGGCAAAGAGGAAGCGGTGCTGGGGCTGATGTAG
- a CDS encoding DUF2256 domain-containing protein, protein MGGGKKPSERPQKICPVCGRPFAWRKKWERDWDKVIYCSDKCRMKGVTK, encoded by the coding sequence ATGGGCGGCGGCAAAAAGCCTTCCGAGCGGCCTCAAAAAATCTGCCCGGTGTGTGGCCGCCCGTTTGCCTGGCGCAAAAAGTGGGAGCGTGACTGGGACAAGGTGATCTACTGTTCCGACAAATGCCGAATGAAGGGCGTGACCAAGTGA